A single genomic interval of Vulpes vulpes isolate BD-2025 chromosome 3, VulVul3, whole genome shotgun sequence harbors:
- the CORO1A gene encoding coronin-1A isoform X1 produces the protein MDSWVPESAYLYLNPSLHDLRMSRQVVRSSKFRHVFGQPAKADQCYEDVRVSQTTWDSGFCAVNPKFMALICEASGGGAFLVLPLGKTGRVDKNAPTVCGHTAPVLDIAWCPHNDNVIASGSEDCTVMVWEIPDGGLTLPLREPVVTLEGHTKRVGIVAWHPTAQNVLLSAGCDNVILVWDVGTGAAVLTLGSDVHPDTIYSVDWSRDGALICTSCRDKRVRIIEPRKGTVVAEKDRPHEGTRPVRAVFVSDGKILTTGFSRMSERQVALWDTKHLEEPLSLQELDTSSGVLLPFFDPDTNIVYLCGKGDSSIRYFEITSEAPFLHYLSMFSSKESQRGMGYMPKRGLEVNKCEIARFYKLHERRCEPIAMTVPRKSDLFQEDLYPPTAGPDAALTAEEWLGGRDAGPLLISLKDGYVPPKSRELRVNRGLDTGRRRIVPEASGTPSSDAISRLEEEMRKLQATVQELQKRLDRLEETVQAK, from the exons ATGGACTCCTGGGTTCCAGAGTCAGCATATTTGTATTTGAATCCCAGTTTGCATGACCTTAG gaTGAGCCGGCAGGTGGTCCGCTCCAGCAAGTTCCGCCATGTGTTTGGACAACCAGCCAAGGCTGACCAGTGCTATGAGGATGTGCGTGTCTCACAGACCACCTGGGACAGTGGCTTCTGTGCTGTCAACCCCAAGTTCATGGCCCTGATCTGCGAGGCCAGTGGCGGAGGGGCCTTCCTGGTGCTGCCCCTGGGCAAG ACTGGACGTGTGGACAAGAATGCACCCACGGTCTGTGGACACACAGCCCCCGTGCTGGACATTGCCTGGTGCCCGCACAATGATAACGTCATTGCCAGTGGCTCCGAGGACTGCACAGTCATG GTGTGGGAGATCCCTGATGGGGGCCTGACACTGCCCCTGCGGGAGCCTGTCGTCACGCTGGAGGGCCACACCAAACGCGTGGGCATCGTAGCCTGGCACCCCACAGCCCAGAATGTGCTGCTCAGTGCAG GTTGTGACAACGTGATCCTGGTGTGGGACGTGGGCACTGGTGCAGCTGTGCTGACGCTGGGCTCCGATGTGCATCCGGACACAATCTACAGCGTGGACTGGAGCCGAGATGGCGCTCTCATATGTACCTCCTGCCGCGACAAGCGCGTGCGCATCATCGAGCCCCGCAAAGGCACTGTTGTGGCT GAGAAGGACCGTCCCCATGAGGGGACCCGGCCTGTGCGTGCTGTCTTTGTATCTGATGGAAAGATCCTGACCACCGGCTTCAGCCGCATGAGCGAGCGGCAGGTGGCGCTGTGGGACACG AAGCACCTGGAAGAGCCACTGTCCCTGCAGGAACTGGACACGAGCAGCGGCGTCCTGCTGCCCTTCTTTGACCCTGACACCAACATAGTCTACCTCTGTGGCAAG GGAGACAGCTCTATCCGGTACTTCGAGATCACTTCCGAAGCCCCTTTCCTGCACTATCTCTCCATGTTCAGTTCCAAGGAGTCCCAGCGGGGCATGGGCTATATGCCCAAGCGTGGCCTGGAGGTGAACAAGTGTGAGATTGCCAG ATTCTACAAGCTGCATGAGCGGAGGTGCGAGCCCATTGCCATGACCGTGCCTAGAAAG TCGGACCTGTTCCAGGAGGACCTTTACCCACCCACTGCTGGGCCTGATGCTGCCCTCACGGCTGAGGAGTGGCTCGGGGGCCGAGATGCTGGGCCCCTCCTCATTTCCCTCAAGGATGGCTACGTGCCCCCAAAGAGCCGGGAGCTGAGGGTCAACCGAGGCCTGGATACCGGGCGCAGGAGGATAGTGCCAGAGGCCAGTGGGACCCCCAGCTCG GATGCTATATCCCGCCTGGAGGAGGAGATGAGGAAGCTCCAAGCCACAGTGCAGGAGCTACAGAAGCGCTTGGATAGGCTGGAGGAGACAGTCCAGGCCAAGTAG
- the CORO1A gene encoding coronin-1A isoform X2: MSRQVVRSSKFRHVFGQPAKADQCYEDVRVSQTTWDSGFCAVNPKFMALICEASGGGAFLVLPLGKTGRVDKNAPTVCGHTAPVLDIAWCPHNDNVIASGSEDCTVMVWEIPDGGLTLPLREPVVTLEGHTKRVGIVAWHPTAQNVLLSAGCDNVILVWDVGTGAAVLTLGSDVHPDTIYSVDWSRDGALICTSCRDKRVRIIEPRKGTVVAEKDRPHEGTRPVRAVFVSDGKILTTGFSRMSERQVALWDTKHLEEPLSLQELDTSSGVLLPFFDPDTNIVYLCGKGDSSIRYFEITSEAPFLHYLSMFSSKESQRGMGYMPKRGLEVNKCEIARFYKLHERRCEPIAMTVPRKSDLFQEDLYPPTAGPDAALTAEEWLGGRDAGPLLISLKDGYVPPKSRELRVNRGLDTGRRRIVPEASGTPSSDAISRLEEEMRKLQATVQELQKRLDRLEETVQAK; encoded by the exons aTGAGCCGGCAGGTGGTCCGCTCCAGCAAGTTCCGCCATGTGTTTGGACAACCAGCCAAGGCTGACCAGTGCTATGAGGATGTGCGTGTCTCACAGACCACCTGGGACAGTGGCTTCTGTGCTGTCAACCCCAAGTTCATGGCCCTGATCTGCGAGGCCAGTGGCGGAGGGGCCTTCCTGGTGCTGCCCCTGGGCAAG ACTGGACGTGTGGACAAGAATGCACCCACGGTCTGTGGACACACAGCCCCCGTGCTGGACATTGCCTGGTGCCCGCACAATGATAACGTCATTGCCAGTGGCTCCGAGGACTGCACAGTCATG GTGTGGGAGATCCCTGATGGGGGCCTGACACTGCCCCTGCGGGAGCCTGTCGTCACGCTGGAGGGCCACACCAAACGCGTGGGCATCGTAGCCTGGCACCCCACAGCCCAGAATGTGCTGCTCAGTGCAG GTTGTGACAACGTGATCCTGGTGTGGGACGTGGGCACTGGTGCAGCTGTGCTGACGCTGGGCTCCGATGTGCATCCGGACACAATCTACAGCGTGGACTGGAGCCGAGATGGCGCTCTCATATGTACCTCCTGCCGCGACAAGCGCGTGCGCATCATCGAGCCCCGCAAAGGCACTGTTGTGGCT GAGAAGGACCGTCCCCATGAGGGGACCCGGCCTGTGCGTGCTGTCTTTGTATCTGATGGAAAGATCCTGACCACCGGCTTCAGCCGCATGAGCGAGCGGCAGGTGGCGCTGTGGGACACG AAGCACCTGGAAGAGCCACTGTCCCTGCAGGAACTGGACACGAGCAGCGGCGTCCTGCTGCCCTTCTTTGACCCTGACACCAACATAGTCTACCTCTGTGGCAAG GGAGACAGCTCTATCCGGTACTTCGAGATCACTTCCGAAGCCCCTTTCCTGCACTATCTCTCCATGTTCAGTTCCAAGGAGTCCCAGCGGGGCATGGGCTATATGCCCAAGCGTGGCCTGGAGGTGAACAAGTGTGAGATTGCCAG ATTCTACAAGCTGCATGAGCGGAGGTGCGAGCCCATTGCCATGACCGTGCCTAGAAAG TCGGACCTGTTCCAGGAGGACCTTTACCCACCCACTGCTGGGCCTGATGCTGCCCTCACGGCTGAGGAGTGGCTCGGGGGCCGAGATGCTGGGCCCCTCCTCATTTCCCTCAAGGATGGCTACGTGCCCCCAAAGAGCCGGGAGCTGAGGGTCAACCGAGGCCTGGATACCGGGCGCAGGAGGATAGTGCCAGAGGCCAGTGGGACCCCCAGCTCG GATGCTATATCCCGCCTGGAGGAGGAGATGAGGAAGCTCCAAGCCACAGTGCAGGAGCTACAGAAGCGCTTGGATAGGCTGGAGGAGACAGTCCAGGCCAAGTAG
- the BOLA2B gene encoding bolA-like protein 2 isoform X2 has product MELSAEYLREKLQRDLEAEHVEVEDTTPNRCASSFRVLVVSAKFEGKPLLQRHRLVNTCLAEELLHIHAFEQKTLTPEQWARERQK; this is encoded by the exons ATGGAACTCAGCGCCGAATACCTCCGGGAGAAGCTGCAGCGGGACCTGGAGGCAGAGCATGTG GAAGTCGAGGACACGACTCCCAACCGTTGCGCGTCCAGCTTCCGAGTCCTGGTGGTGTCGGCCAAGTTCGAGGGGAAGCCGCTGCTTCAGAGACACCG GCTGGTGAACACGTGCCTGGCAGAAGAGCTCCTGCACATTCACGCCTTTGAGCAGAAAACCCTGACCCCAGAGCAGTGGGCCCGTGAGCGCCAGAAATAA
- the BOLA2B gene encoding bolA-like protein 2 isoform X1, translating to MELSAEYLREKLQRDLEAEHVEVEDTTPNRCASSFRVLVVSAKFEGKPLLQRHRARGPPASWVTLLSGTTTETPAFHFLVPSLPQAGEHVPGRRAPAHSRL from the exons ATGGAACTCAGCGCCGAATACCTCCGGGAGAAGCTGCAGCGGGACCTGGAGGCAGAGCATGTG GAAGTCGAGGACACGACTCCCAACCGTTGCGCGTCCAGCTTCCGAGTCCTGGTGGTGTCGGCCAAGTTCGAGGGGAAGCCGCTGCTTCAGAGACACCG GGCCCGGGGACCTCCAGCGTCCTGGGTCACCCTGCTTTCTGGGACCACGACTGAGACTCCGGCCTTCCATTTCCTCGTCCCATCTCTCCCCCAGGCTGGTGAACACGTGCCTGGCAGAAGAGCTCCTGCACATTCACGCCTTTGA
- the SLX1A gene encoding structure-specific endonuclease subunit SLX1 produces the protein MGPAGGAARPGPFFGVYLLYCLNPRHRGRVYVGFTVNPARRVQQHNGGRKKGGAWRTSGRGPWEMVLIVHGFPSAVAALRFEWAWQHPRASRRLAHVGPRLRSEAAFAFHLRVLAHMLRAPPWARLPLTVRWLRADFRRELCPPPPPHMPLAFGPPPPRARERRAGPSADPESERDRDADASCALCARSFQDEEGPLCCPHPGCRLRAHMICLAEEFLQEEPGQLLPLEGQCPGCKNSVLWGDLIWLCRMGDEEEEEDLELEEEHWTDMLET, from the exons ATGGGCCCTGCGGGGGGCGCGGCGAGGCCAGGGCCCTTCTTCGGCGTCTACCTGCTCTACTGCCTGAACCCTCGGCACCGGGGTCGCGTCTACGTGGGGTTCACCGTCAACCCTGCTCGTCGGGTCCAGCAGCACAACGGGGGCCGCAAAAAAGGCGGGGCCTGGCGGACCAGCGGACGCGGGCCCTG GGAGATGGTGCTTATCGTGCACGGCTTCCCTTCCGCCGTGGCCGCCCTTCGG TTCGAGTGGGCCTGGCAGCACCCGCGGGCCTCGCGCCGCCTGGCGCATGTGGGCCCGCGCCTGCGCAGCGAGGCGGCCTTCGCCTTCCACCTGCGCGTGCTGGCGCACATGCTGCGCGCGCCGCCCTGGGCGCGCCTCCCGCTCACCGTGCGCTGGCTGCGCGCCGACTTCCGTCGCGAGCTgtgcccgccgccgccgccacacATGCCGCTGGCCTTCGGGCctccgccgccccgcgcccgggaGCGCCGCGCGGGGCCCTCGGCTGACCCGGAGTCCGAGCGCGACCGAGACGCCGACGCCTCCTGCGCCCTGTGCGCGCGCTCCTTCCAG GATGAAGAGGGCCCCCTGTGCTGCCCCCACCCTGGCTGCCGCCTAAGGGCCCACATGATCTGCCTAGCTGAGGAGTTCCTGCAAGAGGAGCCAGGGCAGCTTCTGCCCCTAGAGGGCCAATGCCCTGG CTGTAAGAACTCAGTGCTGTGGGGAGACCTGATCTGGCTGTGCCGAATGGGCgacgaggaggaagaggaggacttGGAGTTAGAAGAG gAACACTGGACGGACATGCTGGAGACCTGA
- the LOC112929198 gene encoding sulfotransferase 1A1: MEDIPDTSRPPLKYVKGIPLIKYFAEALESMQDFQAQPNDLLISTYPKSGTTWVSEILDMIYQDGDVEKCRRAPVFIRVPFLEFKVPGIPTGLEVLKDTPAPRLIKTHLPLALLPQTLLDQKVKVVYVARNAKDVAVSYYHFYRMAKVHPDPDTWDSFLEKFMAGEVSYGSWYQHVQEWWELSHTHPVLYLFYEDMKENPKREIQKILKFVGRSLPEETVDLIVQHTSFKEMKNNSMANYSTLSPDIMDHSISAFMRKGISGDWKTTFTVAQNERFDADYAKKMEGCGLSFRTQL, encoded by the exons ATGGAGGACATTCCTGACACCTCGCGCCCACCACTGAAGTATGTGAAGGGGATTCCACTAATCAAGTACTTTGCAGAGGCACTGGAGTCAATGCAGGACTTCCAAGCCCAGCCTAATGACCTGCTTATCAGCACGTACCCCAAATCTG GCACCACTTGGGTGAGCGAGATCCTGGACATGATCTACCAAGACGGTGATGTAGAGAAGTGTCGCAGGGCCCCTGTCTTCATCCGGGTACCCTTCCTTGAGTTCAAGGTTCCAGGGATTCCCACAG GTTTGGAGGTTCTAAAAGATACACCAGCCCCACGACTCATCAAGACacacctgcccctggccctgctcccccAGACCTTGTTGGATCAGAAGGTCAAG GTGGTCTACGTCGCCCGCAACGCAAAAGATGTAGCTGTCTCCTATTACCACTTCTACCGCATGGCCAAGGTGCACCCTGACCCTGACACCTGGGATAGCTTCCTGGAGAAGTTCATGGCTGGGGAAG tGTCCTATGGGTCCTGGTATCAGCATGTGCAGGAGTGGTGGGAGCTGAGTCACACTCACCCTGTTCTCTACCTCTTCTATGAGGACATGAAAGAG AACCCCAAAAGGGAGATTCAGAAGATCCTGAAGTTTGTGGGGCGCTCCCTGCCAGAGGAGACTGTGGATCTCATCGTCCAGCACACGTCTTTCAAAGAGATGAAGAACAACTCCATGGCTAACTACAGCACCTTATCTCCTGACATCATGGACCACAGCATTTCTGCCTTCATGAGGAAAG GCATCTCGGGGGACTGGAAGACCACCTTCACTGTGGCCCAGAATGAGCGCTTTGATGCCGACTATGCCAAGAAGATGGAGGGTTGTGGCCTCAGCTTCCGCACACAGCTCTGA